One genomic window of Plasmodium coatneyi strain Hackeri chromosome 12, complete sequence includes the following:
- a CDS encoding Serine/threonine-protein kinase, whose amino-acid sequence MTTNVNTNPMLPMPITSLDIDKKNNTHNNYTQKRHVNYLLEIKRNNKKIQKPCSHKKESPDENQINEAHTRHVHNNTPRKLTKEQGERTVCTLIHINKVKNCKVCPMVILKKDHVNENSRGVHARTTFGKSGCSRTASSLLKNATMKKGHGKKGEHKSEIHATHKCGTQAEGRNGYLNERKTATAAIAHMKAPPADTHIQPSARGVIPPSTCTILKSKMRKNSSKAGLTLHSKEEIKGKSEFYRKCQIGKEKRCTLLPHKVRKTQKGDTHGGCRNEEKNGTAGKSAMKTEECQISSQEEVKNVKSCTLKGEKHQFGSKKGTENAFIKNIVGGNNTKEAAEFVSINGEAPPINSIKRCKVRTILLNKTWLQEGAITKLVSLEEEGERGQFRCGEDSAQNLSNENNPDEEQPMEEPSHFPTSNKETERENQKEQSKEHPHRYKIIAVKMKKNKELKKEYIITKQIGKGTFGKVCLGIHIHTHEIVAIKILNKKKLQKLISYEKIMKEIKIHEQMDHNHICKLYEAYEDGKNIYMILEYVPNGDLLTYVCKKKKRINEDTARRIFYQLISAVNYLHKFNVVHRDLKPENILLDDDENIKLIDFGLSTVYEKNNLLTTSCGSPFYTSPEILLGNKYHGELTDVWSLGVILFLLLNRKLPFNHTNLNVLFQEIIKGLLHFEPHISEGAKNLIRNMLNVNYQKRYSLKDVETHPWFNTYHMKKKNLTNLRHGNCDLICCNVCLYKVIILSSSQWMRLILNKIGKIYAIGVDKVCRELREKGKNSIKTSFYLLLNKTIRMVSTNNSLCSHLVLVTHTSMHPEGENCPPIHYEALSSSHALASTYT is encoded by the coding sequence ATGACCACCAATGTCAATACAAATCCAATGTTACCTATGCCAATTACCTCCCTGGACATAGACAAGAAAAATAACACTCACAATaattatacacaaaaaagacATGTAAATTATTTACTCGAAATAAAGAGAAACAATAAAAAGATACAAAAACCTTGCTCACATAAAAAGGAGTCCCCAGATGAAAACCAAATAAACGAAGCACACACTCGACATGTGCACAATAACACTCCTCGAAAGTTGACTAAGGAACAGGGAGAAAGGACCGTCTGCACACTGATCCACataaataaagtgaaaaactgTAAGGTATGCCCCATGGTTATTCTAAAAAAGGATCACGTAAATGAAAATTCACGGGGAGTCCACGCACGAACAACCTTCGGAAAAAGCGGCTGCAGTAGGACCGCGTCCAGTTTGCTAAAGAATGCAACAATGAAAAAGGGCCAcggcaaaaagggggaacacaAAAGTGAGATTCATGCCACGCATAAATGCGGAACTCAAgccgaaggaagaaatggctACCTCAATGAGAGAAAAACTGCGACGGCTGCCATAGCGCACATGAAAGCCCCCCCGGCAGACACACATATTCAGCCATCGGCAAGGGGAGTTATCCCCCCCTCAACttgcacaattttaaaaagtaaaatgaggaaaaattcATCAAAGGCAGGCCTAACCCTCCactctaaggaagaaataaaagggaaaagcgAATTCTATAGGAAATGCCAAAttggaaaggagaaaagatgCACATTATTACCTCACAAGGTCAGGAAAACACAAAAGGGTGATACACATGGTGGATGCCgtaatgaggaaaaaaatggaacagccGGTAAAAGCGCAATGAAGACAGAAGAATGCCAAATTTCATCTCaagaagaagtgaaaaatgtaaaaagttGCACActtaagggggaaaaacaccaATTTGGGTCAAAAAAAGGCACAGAAAATGCGTTTATTAAGAATATTGTAGGGGGAAATAACACCAAAGAGGCAGCCGAATTTGTGAGCATAAATGGGGAAGCACCTCCCATTAATAGCATAAAGAGATGTAAAGTCAGAACCATTTTGTTGAATAAAACGTGGCTGCAAGAAGGGGCTATCACGAAGTTGGTGTCGCTCGAAGAGGAGGGGGAAAGAGGACAATTCCGGTGTGGGGAGGACTCGGCCCAGAACCTATCCAATGAAAATAATCCTGATGAAGAACAGCCCATGGAGGAGCCATCCCACTTCCCAACTTCAAATAAAGAAACAGAACGGGAAAACCAAAAGGAGCAGTCGAAGGAACACCCACATAGGTACAAAATTATAGCAGtgaagatgaaaaagaataaggagctgaaaaaagaatacataaTAACAAAACAAATCGGGAAGGGGACGTTCGGAAAAGTCTGTCTGGGAAttcacatacacacacacgaaATAGTGgccataaaaattttaaacaaaaaaaagttacaaaaattaatcagttatgaaaaaataatgaaggaaataaaaatacatgaaCAGATGGACCATAATCACATATGTAAATTATATGAAGCATAtgaagatggaaaaaatatatatatgatattaGAGTATGTTCCGAACGGAGATTTATTGACATatgtttgtaaaaaaaagaaaagaataaatgaagaCACAGCGAGGAGAATCTTCTACCAGTTAATCAGTGCAGTGAATTATTTACACAAATTTAATGTCGTCCATAGGGATTTAAAAccagaaaatattttactgGATGAcgatgaaaatataaagttAATCGATTTTGGTCTTTCCACtgtgtatgaaaaaaataatttgttaaCAACATCATGTGGGTCCCCATTTTATACCTCCCCAGAAATTTTACTGGGAAATAAATACCATGGAGAATTAACAGACGTGTGGTCCCTGGgtgttatcctttttttattactaaATCGCAAGCTGCCATTTAATCATACCAATTTGAATGTACTCTTCCaggaaattataaaaggTCTACTCCATTTCGAACCGCACATTTCAGAAGGCGCAAAAAATCTAATTCGAAATATGCTGAATGTAAATTACCAGAAAAGGTATTCCCTAAAGGATGTAGAAACGCATCCATGGTTTAACACATatcatatgaaaaaaaaaaatctaacAAATTTGCGTCATGGCAACTGTGACTTAATTTGCTGTAATGTATGTTTATACAAAGTAATCATTCTGAGTAGTAGCCAGTGGATGCgcttaattttaaataaaattggcAAAATATATGCCATTGGAGTGGACAAAGTTTGTCGTGAATTAcgagaaaagggaaaaaattcgaTCAAAACGAGTTTTTATCTTTTGCTAAATAAAACCATTCGAATGGTATCCACAAATAATTCCTTATGTTCCCATCTTGTCTTAGTCACACATACGTCTATGCATCCTGAAGGTGAGAACTGTCCACCCATCCATTATGAAGCGCTCTCCTCTTCACATGCGTTGGCCAGTACCTACACATAG